Proteins from a single region of Hordeum vulgare subsp. vulgare chromosome 6H, MorexV3_pseudomolecules_assembly, whole genome shotgun sequence:
- the LOC123402183 gene encoding uncharacterized protein LOC123402183 — translation MKAEKAAVAAAVGGGGDEWRCRKHPAARSGGGVCPYCLRDRLLRLCPNCARVRPCPCTCASPSSSSSASGDAVGRVHSLIEREHRVARSRSVAASSSAAMASVATAASGRRKARVWGWTPFWKSSAKDGCAAPEEDEEEERLGLARSSSVSATAVEAKAVAAKAAATKARWGWHFPSPMKAFRQHRRSSASMPERG, via the coding sequence atgaaggcggagaaggCAGCGGTGGCCGCGGCCGTCGGCGGAGGAGGCGACGAGTGGCGGTGCCGGAAGCACCCCGCGGCGAGATCCGGCGGCGGGGTGTGCCCGTACTGCCTCCGCGACCGGCTGCTGCGCCTCTGCCCCAACTGCGCGCGCGTGCGGCCCTGCCCCTGCACCTGCGcctccccgtcctcctcctcctcggcgtcCGGCGACGCCGTGGGCCGGGTGCACAGCCTCATCGAGCGGGAGCACCGGGTGGCGCGCTCGCGGTCCGTCGCCGCGTCCTCCTCCGCCGCGATGGCCTccgtcgccaccgccgcctccgggAGGCGAAAGGCGAGGGTCTGGGGGTGGACGCCGTTCTGGAAGTCCTCTGCCAAGGACGGAtgcgccgcgccggaggaggacgaggaggaggagagactgGGGCTGGCGAGGTCCAGCTCGGTCTCCGCGACGGCCGTGGAGGCCAAGGCGGTGGCGGCCAAGGCGGCGGCGACCAAGGCGCGCTGGGGCTGGCACTTCCCCAGCCCGATGAAGGCGTTCCGGCAGCACCGGAGGTCGTCGGCGAGCATGCCGGAGCGGGGGTGA